The Clostridium sp. AWRP genome has a window encoding:
- a CDS encoding CLC_0170 family protein, with protein sequence MRIVHLFDKYFFILMVIEGITLTFIDSKKFKRNRLIKTAFKSKIIGVILIVFSVVLYAFSIYSF encoded by the coding sequence GTGAGAATAGTTCATCTGTTTGACAAATATTTTTTTATACTTATGGTAATTGAAGGAATCACTTTGACATTCATTGATTCAAAAAAGTTTAAAAGAAATAGATTAATAAAAACTGCTTTTAAATCTAAGATAATTGGCGTAATTTTAATAGTCTTTTCAGTTGTGTTATACGCCTTTTCTATATATTCTTTTTAA
- the ispE gene encoding 4-(cytidine 5'-diphospho)-2-C-methyl-D-erythritol kinase, which yields MLVKAYAKINLSLDVVGKRKDGYHLLKMIMQNIDLYDVLKIDEIKTGIHICSNNRYIPCDRRNLVYRAAKLFIDKYNIKNGISINIGKNIPVSAGLAGGSSDAAAILKTMRNIYVPEVSDKELSELGLNIGADVPYCIIGGTALCEGIGDKVTPLMPFRNHILILIKPPFGVSTAEVYKDLDISKIKRHPNTEILIDAVNKSKLEMLSKNMKNVLENVTLKKYPILRKIKTDLINFGAVGSLMSGSGPSIFAFFDDMLKAQKCYDNMKARYREVFITRTI from the coding sequence ATGTTAGTAAAAGCTTATGCTAAAATAAATCTCTCATTAGACGTGGTGGGAAAAAGAAAAGATGGGTATCATCTTTTGAAAATGATAATGCAGAATATAGACTTATATGATGTTTTAAAAATAGATGAGATCAAAACTGGAATACATATATGCTCTAATAATAGATATATTCCCTGTGACAGGAGAAATTTGGTTTACAGGGCAGCAAAATTGTTTATTGATAAATATAATATAAAGAATGGAATTAGTATAAACATAGGTAAAAATATACCTGTATCAGCTGGACTTGCTGGTGGAAGTTCAGATGCTGCAGCTATACTGAAGACTATGAGAAATATTTATGTTCCTGAAGTAAGTGATAAAGAATTGAGTGAATTAGGCTTAAATATAGGAGCAGATGTTCCTTATTGTATAATAGGAGGTACAGCCTTGTGTGAGGGTATAGGAGACAAGGTTACACCACTCATGCCGTTTAGAAACCATATACTCATATTGATTAAACCGCCTTTTGGAGTGAGCACAGCAGAGGTATATAAAGATTTAGACATAAGCAAAATAAAAAGGCATCCTAATACAGAAATTTTAATAGATGCGGTTAATAAATCAAAATTGGAGATGCTGAGTAAAAATATGAAAAATGTTTTGGAAAATGTAACCTTAAAAAAATATCCTATACTTAGAAAAATAAAGACTGATTTGATAAATTTCGGAGCAGTAGGTTCACTTATGAGTGGGAGCGGTCCAAGCATTTTTGCTTTTTTTGATGATATGCTAAAAGCACAGAAATGTTATGATAATATGAAAGCTAGGTATAGAGAGGTGTTTATTACAAGAACCATTTAA